From the Drechmeria coniospora strain ARSEF 6962 chromosome 02, whole genome shotgun sequence genome, the window CAGCAGGCGTCATGGCAACGCCAACGCCCGAGATCGCAAGGGCAGTTCCTGCCTGCCCCCCAACGTCACCGCCGATCGCCTCAGCGGCTCCAACTCGCACGTCCTCGCCAGCGACCCGACCGTGGCCGACTACTGCATCAGCCTCTACAAAACCAAGGCATGGCAGCCCGttcccttccccttcccttCTTTCCCTTTCTCTTGCCCTTGACCTTTACCGTCCTTCCCTGCTGTTCTGTGTAGCAAGCGGACTGGAGTCTAACATGCTAGCACGTGCAGGACGATAGCGATCCCGTTCAACAGTGGTCCACCCATTGTGTAACCGACTGCCGGATTCAGCTGGTTACCAATCGCAAGCAAGAGCCTGTGCTGCCGACTCTCGTCATCACCATATCTGACAAGGATCGCCGTCGGAGGTCGagccgcgccgccggctttATTTCCAGCAACAAGGAGTGTCGGACCACGACCTTGTGGTTCCGGACCAGGCCAGAAGAACAACATCCGATTCCAAGTCTGCACGATTGGGAGCGCTTCATCTTGTCCAAAAGGGGAATCACACAATCCCAGAGCGCCGTCTCGCCCACCTTCACAAGTCCCTTTTCGCCCCGATCCCGAGACAGCTCCGGCCATGCTACCCTGCCCAGCAGCGGGAACATATCCTCCCAGTACAAAGCTTCGACGGCAAGCTACCCAACGGGTCCTCATGATTTTCCTCCCACTTTCGCCCCGGAGTCCCTAAGCTTGAGGTCGAAGCGAAGCGACATCTCATCTCCGTCGAGCAGCATGAGCCACACCCAGCAAAAGGCTTCTCTCGCAGTCGCTGAACAACACTACACCACTGTGTTCCCTACAGACCTCGGGCCTGCAAATCTCCCTGGGGACTACCCGGGAGAGTTTGTTGAAGGCCCGAACTCGGCCCAACGGAGATCCTCCATCATGAGTCCACGAACCCGTGGTCGAGCCAGTGTCAGCTCTCAAGCCCAACCAGCTGCCATGTACGATGCTTCCCACCCCCCGGCTCCCGGAGAGACGATTCTTGACCGGGCTTTCCAACTGGGACACATTCCCGGAGCGGAAATGTATGTCCCCGGCCAGGAGAAGCTTAGCTCCATCGCCAGGTTTGATGCTCTCATGCGGGAGGCGGAACAGAGACGACAGCGGAAGGAAGCAGCCGCCAAGGCGGCCCAATTGCCTACGCGTAGCGCTTttgacgatgatgacagCTCGGATGATGAGTATTCAGATGCTACGGGCTCTGATACCGACGGTCGCCCACAGGCAGCGGGCCGTCATCCACACGCACCCCTGATTTCAGCAGAAGCTCAACGGGCCTTGGCTTACATCGCCGGTCGACATGACGGAGGCCGCAGCTCGGTTTCCCATCGTCCTGCCATGTCCCGCGCCCAGCTCAGCTTCCACACCAGCATGctgccggcctcggtcaTCTCTACGATGCCGGCACCGCGTCCCCACACCTCTCATGCCAAGTTCCAGCCAAAGACTGGCCGCTCCCAGAGCACACCCCACCTGACCCCGATCGTTGTTGCAACGACCAATCTGGACCAGTCTGCGTCAGTTTCCAAAGGAATATCAGCAGCGATGCCTCCTCCAAGCCATCTACATGGCGCGGAAAAGCGCCTCTCCAGTTCGAGCTCCAAAAGGTTGAGTTTCACCGAGTTTACCAAGAGGCtgtccagcagcagcagcctaCTGCTCGTTCAGACAAATTCCAACGCAGGTAGTAACGAAGCCGAGGTTCAGCCTTCGTCCGTCCCTCGGTCGACCTTGGCCCTTCGCGGCGCCTCCGGTACCGGACCCCCGCCACCCAGAATCCATGAACTGGACAGGAGGTGTGTTTggcgcggcgtcgtcgggacCGAGGGCGGTTTCTTATAGAGACGAGTCATCCCGCAAGTCTCTACGGGCCAGCGCAAAAGGAGAGGGCGCAAGTACTGCCATGTTTTGTACGAAGTGATACCATACGATTGACGATGCATTTCATTTCCTTGATTTTGCTTTATTTCCCCACCACTTTCTCTTCTCCATTTTGCTTCTCTGCTGCGAAACTGGTACCGCCATCGGGGAAAGCCAGCATGCTCTTGAGGCATTCAGCACCTCGGACGGAGTCTTCAGCATGTCAAATTCGAGTCGCAAGGCATCCGCGAGAGGCCGGAATATGCCCTGTACAACTGTATTTTCATGGCGATCTTGTTACCATTTTCATCATTCTTCTTTTCATCATCTTCTCTACCAATGCTTTTATCGAGCATAGCTAGCTAGGTTCCTACTGGAGATCCGAACTTCAATTACAGAGTCACCGGCGCGGTCTTATCACATGTTTCTCAAGGCATAGTGAGGTAGAGATGCATTCAACCATGGCAGAAATTGGCCCATCTTCCATGACATGGCAACTTCATCCATTTGGTGTGTTTCTCTCTACGAAAACATTGGCCTCGTAAATCAGGCCCACGGTCACATCCGCCGTGGCTCCGGCCTGGTATCTTGGTGCTCGCATTTCCTTGCGATGTCATGTCGCCCGCCTTTTGCCCGCCTTTCGCCCCGAATTCAAAGTCCGAATCTCTGTTGCAACCCCTTCTTGTTATGACCAATTCCTTGGGATCAGCGGATGAAATGAGCAATTGCCTCCTGCTGATCAGGCGGCAAGCGCTGCGAGATGAAACCCtcaacggcaccgccgtGTCGATGGTTGGCAGCCACCATGTACTCCTTCACCCACTTGCTTACATCCAGAATGTCGGGAAAGTCGTCTCGCCCCACGGGCTTGCACGTGTTGAGGGCAGTGAACGTCATGCCGAATCCtatgtcgtcgacggaggctTCGGTGAtgatctcgtcgccgagtcCCGCCGAGACCGCAGGGGGGTTAGCGAGCAATGACAGTAGAATGCGGCAGCTATTGGCCCATCCCTTCATGAACTTTTGCGCAAAAACCTGAGAGTCGCACAGAGTCTTAGTCAGCGACACGACAGCCGTTTTTCGGTCCACAGGTCTCGCAAGCTTCTCCGTCTCGGCCAGTACAAACGGAGGGTAGACCTGGCTGAACGCTTTCTCGTCCAGCTGGTCTGACTTCTTGATGAAGTAGTCGGCACCATAGCCAGCCTCTAGCCTCGCGCCTACGAGATGATAGAATCGCGCAAACCGAAGCTTGAATGAGTCCGAAGGCGATCCCTGCAACTTCGTATAGAGAAGCTGGATGATGGTTCCGAAGTACTGGTCGAGAATCGCCCTATCAAATCAAGTCAGCAGGACTTGCCAAACGCGGGATCGGGTAGAAATACGGCTCAAACGAGTGCACTATGGCCTCCAAAACATCAAAGGACTGCAGCTCCGACTTCTTGCCGCTCAGCAGCTTCTGGAAGATGCCCAGCACAGGCTCCAACTGATTCTCGGCAACGAtgaccttggccgccttggggATGACGGCAGACAGCAGTCGAGAGCAGGCAGGCACGTTGCCCCGTGTCTCCCACAGAGCCGTGCCCAGCAAAGGCGCCAGGAGCCCCTTGTAGTTGTCCGACATCGCTTCAGCAGGAGATGACTCCAGCAATTGGGCAAGAACCTGGAAGACATAAGGCAAGAATTCTAACACAAAATTCGTTAGCTAACCCTGACGTTGGATGGCCAGCACGACCAAACTGACCAGTAACATCCTCAGCCAATATCTTGTGAAAGGGTTCCCAGAGTTTCTGGTTGAAAAGAGCAGCGTTGCTGCCCGAGCAATAGCGGACCAGTGCACCCATGGCCTCGAAGTGATAGTAGTAGAACCGAGGGTTGCTTGGGTTCTGCTTCATGACGTTTGTGATAAGAATCAGGTGGGTCAGGACCGTTTCCAGCATCGGCATGACCCCCTCCTTGATCACGATGAGGATACGCATCACGCATCGCATCAGGAACTCGTTCTCTTGCAACTTTGCAGGGCTCGTCTCCTTCTCAATCAGCTTGAACAGGTGGGTCAAGAGGTCGTTCGCGAACTGCTCAATGTCGGCCCTGGGGAACATTTGGTTGCCAGTGTCGTCGGTCAAAAACAGCACACGCTCGACAGCGATGGCCGTGTACGTGTAGACGACATAGTTGGACGAGTTGAGGTTTTGGATCAGGGGAACCAGCGCGCCCTTCCATTGCTCCTTTGACAGCTGGCTGCGGAAGGTGTACAGATACTTGATCGCATCGACCTTGGAAATCGGCTCGACACCGTCTTGGCCCACCAAGTCCGAGGCGATGTGCTGCTCGAAAAACTCGACCACATTGACCATTGAGTTGACAGACTTGACACCCTGggcggccgtgacggcaCCCTTGGCCGCAATGGAAAGAAATAGGTAAATCGCCGTATCCTTGGCCTTCCAGTCCGACCTGCCAAGCGTCAAGTAGTGGTTGATGTACTTGGTCACAGTGCTTGTCACTGTGGCCTCGAACTTTTCTTGTAGCTTTCGCAGAAAATCGGTCGCAGATCTCCGTCTCGAATCGGTGTCAGATCCCTCGAGGTCACGTCGGATGAACTCGATGGGCTCGTCTTCAAACATTTCCATGTCGGATTCTCTCAAGGCGACGTTGGGCAGTATGACTTTTTCAACAATCTGCGTTAGAACAGCTTCGTTGTTGAACACACCGGAATGTCTCTGGGTCGAGGCCACGGCGGTGAGGAAATGGAGTGCTTTGCTGACGATGGAATCGTACTTGGTCTCAGTACCGATGGATGACAGCAGATTCCACGTGCTGGTGATGAAGGGCTCGCAGTACGGGGACCAATCCTCGTCGTACTTGGTTGTGAACAGTTCAAGAAGCTCACAGATATCTGCCTTGACAACATCGACAATACTAGTTTCGGTGTCGTCATCGGTTTCGAGAAGAGGGTTGGAATAATCGAGGTATTTCATCAAGAGTCCACTGAGGCTGCTCAAGTTCTCTTCAAAGACCGGCGGTAGGTCGTGAGAGGACAGATCGTATAGAATCTTGATTTGAAGGTCCAAGGTTTCGAACCATGCCTTGAGAGCTTCTTTGTTGCCCGCATTCTGGTCAATAACATCGTTTGTCGTCTTCGAGGATAGAGTTAGCGTACAGCCTGCATtgcacgacggcgagagaggCACGTACGACAAGAAGATGCATAAAGGGTTGGGCGAAGGTGTTGATGACATGATTTATTTCGGTATAGAGCTCATCCGTTCGCATTAGGGGTCGCCAGCGCGCGAAGATAGAGTGAGCGACCTCAAGAACGCCGATGTTGATCTTGGCGTCAGACTTTGAAAATCGACTGACAAGTTCCTAGACGCCAAGGAGAGTGGTCAGCGAGTTTTCCATTTGTATTTGACGGTATACGGAAGCGGCTTGCCTGCGTGAGTGTGTCCCAGCGCCGCCAAAAGTCCGAGTCGGCAATGATGCTAATAGCCTCACCAAGCTGGCTCTGAACGCTGGCGGGGCAGGAGATCATGAGGCCAATGAGGCGCTCCTTGATCAACTGCACCTCGTCCCCAGGAAGCTTATAGTTCCCCTCTTCATCCTATAATTCAAGCATTTAGCATCGAACATAAGCGAGAGAGGTGGTACGTTCGActgtcgaggatgccgaagaTGCGACGCACCACATAGTTGGATCGTATGAAATTCTTGAAGGCGAGGGCCGCCGACAACCGGGTGTTGGGGGGGAGGCTGTCAGAATTGACAATATTGAGCAGGTTAAGCGAGTATTGTGGTTTCGAAGCCTCTTGCTTGAGTGCGGCCTCGGCTGGCGAGGGTTTGTTTGTTAGTTGACATGACATTCGAGCACTGAAGAAACTGTGCAGGAGCGGGGTGTTGGGTGTGCATCATCAGCAAAGCATCAATGTCCGCATACCTTTCCGGTGCTGGGAGGGGTCGAGGGTTGCGTTAAGCAGCTGGGCAATCTGACCAatgtcggccgccatcgtgAGATCTCGCGGGGGTGGAAGAGCGAGCTGCAATgggatggtggtgatggcgatggaaGCTGAGGCGAAATGTATGTGTTGGTTCAGTCGCGGTTTGTTTGGGTGTGATGGATAATTATTGCAGGCTCCATTCACTAGCAGCAACCAGGACCAAGCGGGGACCAAATCGGGCCGGGATGGCGCAGAAGCCAATGAATGTCGGCTACCCGGCTTCGGGACAGCAGCGTTTGCTaaccaagtacttatttGCACTGGGTATttcctgtacatgtacgtacatgtactccgtactccgtacatgtcgaTTTTTCTGGTGGGTTAAAAATTGATACAGGATAGCAATACTGCAggtgtattactccgtagtgctctgtacaatacggagtatacagcagctaatacttacttacatgcacaagtactacggagtacacctacttgtacttgcactatacacagtactccgtacggtgtgtgtgtgtataCTTGTATTAGTtacaatacttacagtacaacgacATGTACTTCTGCACTGCACGTACTTaaattaagtacttaagtacttacatgtacgcctaaggacatgtactgtactttcgAGATGTACTTTACAATAGGATGTAATACTTGCTCTGCATGCAACTACTTGCTCTACATGAGCACGTCTGCATACAGTATAGATATTTTTAgttaggtatatatatagttgGAAATAATGGTTAGATGATTGCTAGGTATCTCCATAAATGCCACTTCAACAGTTGCATGATGTGCGTGTACACATGTCGCTGCAAGCCCTCTTGCCAGACATTATTGCACCGAGGGAGCCCCTTTAATATATACTGTAGAGAAGCTGTTAGCAAGCTGCACCAATTTCTCCACCATATCGTCAATGTTCTTTTAATGCGTTCAACTTTTGTAAACTGAACTATCTTTGCTGCGATCCTGCCTCTAGTGGATCACTGCCTGCCACGATTTTCCTGCTTAATAATACATACACGGTACAAAAATGCCAAAGCATCAAAATGGCCTGATAGTAACGGCTGGTCAAGTAATGGAACCATGACGAGCTGTTCTCGGCAGTAAAGATGTGTTGTTTCGTTGCTAGCAGttggccgaggaggtggcTGAAGCGAAGCGGAATTTTAGGGTTATGGCTTCATTGCGGTTTTGGAACAGGCTTCTGAGTAAGAAATGGAGGGGAGCCGGAGATTTCTGATGTAGAAGTGCAGATATATGCATTTATTCTCGCACAAATTGTTGCAGTTCAAGTGTGAATGTAAGGACGGAGtatattacttgtaagtagATTCGCACCTTGATGCATGTGAGTGCAAATAGGTGTAAGTATGTATGATGATAAATTACTAAAGGAATAATGCCCCACCCTGAGGTAGGTTTGTTCAGGCGGCTAATTACCATAAATAATAAAATACATTATTACCTCAATTCAAGTGGTGGATTTGACGGGAAAGAGTAATCTAATCCGAGATAGGAAGGTTCTGTCTGATAAGTCTGGATTAAACCTTGCCAAGGTGACAGCTTGATTGTGGTGGGTGCTAGCCATCATTATGTAATTACGATGGCACCTTCGAACCTCACCCGCCTTAGCTGCAACTCCCACTCAAACTTGAATCGGCCTATGTCTGCCTAAAATACTTGCTTCTACGCTCAATGACTATCTAGTCCCCTCGCCAGGTCAAGAGGATGATGAGCGCCCGCGCGAATCTCGACCACAGCTAGCGCCAGCTGTCCTTCGTCACCGCTTTCGGGGCACGCGGATTCTGCGCCGATCGTTGATCCACGTTGACCATACAACTATTTGTCTCAGCGAAAGGACAACAGATATAGGTATATCCATTCGCACAGCCGGCGTTGTCACCGTACCCCGTGGCCCGTGGCTGTGTCTGTCCACCAACAAATTTGTACATCGTACACGCTGGTTCTGGGGCAGTCTTGCCCGGGTCAACTCCGTCCCGCAGGTTCAACAGCAGACATTTAGCACCTTTCGAGATGCCGCCTACCCAACCGCATGCCCATGACGAACCCGCACCTCTACTAGCAACCGATGGGTCTTTTTCTCACCGCCTCAAGCTGCAGAGCAGCTCACGCGATAATATTCTGACCGACGAGCACATGTCCCCGCCGCCTGATGATGAtacctcgtcgtccgaaTCGACTCGCCCAGGTGGCATCGCCAACGCTCTTCGCAGCCTCACCAGTCCCAAGGCGTCAAGCAAGCCCGCAgcgccgtcttctccacCGCCGATAATAACGTTGCCAAGAAGTGAAGCCGATCCTATGCACACGAGATCTCGCAAGCTTTCTACATACCACATGGACGCACTCGAGCTGCTGAAGAGCGGTGACCCTGGCGAGAGGATATCCGCTGCGAATACGCTCAAGCATTCTGTTGGCGAATATCCTGTCAGCACTGTGCTCGAAATCTGGCACTCCGCCAAAGGCCTTGTCGATTCACTCAACCCAGCCACTGTGCGGGCTGCAGCCTGGGAGCTGTTGGCGGAATGTGTCAAGCATCCTTCTTCTACCGAGCTGGAACGCAAAGAGTATTTCCAGACAATATCTGCACCAACAACCTTGGAGGACTTTCATCTTCAACTCGCTGCCCTCGTTGACCTGAGCCACCACGGCCGTCTTACTGCAGGTTTTGATTACGACCTTGTCCCTCTCCTCGCCGAATGGGTCCAAGGGGTGTACAAGGCCGCCCGAAAAGCTCGAAAGAATGCTCAGTCGACCAGAGGGCAACAAAGTTCATCCAAGGGTCGGGCCGCCGCTTCTGGCGAGGAGCAAAACCTTCACCAGCTCTTTCAattcctcctcgacgtcatcAAGTTCGGTCTCAACAACGCAACCGACGCAAGTATAGGGGACCTCGTTGAAAGCCTCCTTGGTGTCTGCATGCACACCAACATTGAGGATGACCTTGAATCTTGCGTCTGTGCCATCGATGCCATAGGCACTTTTGGCTCAATACCTCAAGACAAGGTACAAAAGTGTGTCCGGGTTCTGTCGTCCATTTTTTGCCTCGTGCCGGCCTTGCATAAAACCTCTTGGCACGCCATTGCGAATCTTTGCAAATCCCACCACGGCCAGGCCACGGTCCGCATAATGCTCGATACTCTCCGCAACCTTCCTGGCGAGGGAGCAAACGACGCGGTCATGAGCCGGGAAGTCAGAGGTGCCCTCGCCGTGCTGCAGAAATTACTGTCCAAGACGTCGGAAAATGGCTACCCCATCATCCCTTACGCCCTTCTCGTTGACGGGCTGTCCAATGCTGTCAGGGGAACGACGTCGATCAGAGTGTTCGGGGCGCTGCTGCAGCTGATAAACTCGTTGTTCGACGATGGACAAGGACAGCTGCACCCGCTGATCGCGGATGAAGATTGGTCAATATGCTTGGAGGTTGCTGCCGAATGCTACAAGcgggccagcagcagcctcgACATGAGGCGCAACAGCGTGACGAAGGAGGAGGCGCCAGAAGTGACGGTGGAACGGGAAACGCTGGAACTGATCAGCAGGCTTGATGGGATCATCAAACAGTCATCCGGCGGCTTTGTTCCCCGAGAAGCTATCGTCAGATTCTTCACCGGCGTGCATTCGATCCTCCCGGATGCCACGGCGATGACCGTTCTCGATTTCTTCCAAGAGTTCAGGTGCTGCGCGCCATCCGACCTCCAGTGGGAGGAGAATTTGAACTTGGTGCTGGAGGCATTCTTCGGCAATCGCAACCGCAGCTCCGAAACGCGGTTGCGAGCCCTGCACACTACCATGGAGGCATACGAAATCGTCGACCTCGTTGGGGATGAATCCGAGCAGAACTTGACCCCTTTGTTAGCCAAGAGTATTCTGCAAAACATCGCCGACGAAACAGACGTGCCGGTGCTGGAAGCAATCATGTCGCTGATAGTGTCTCTGGCCACTTCCTGCGATATGGAGCTATTCGACTACATCATCGACACGCTCAAGGAGATTGTGATGAATGACCAGCTCAAGTCCCCGATCGTTTCCCCGACAACCTCTGCTCTGTCGCCAACCAATTCCGGTACAACCAACTTATCACCCGACGAGTCACCTTCGAATGTGGTGACAAAGGCCTACGTCAAGATGTTTCTGCGAGTCATGAACGTACATGGGGCAAAGAGCGCCCGTCTCTTCGCTGAGCTCGTCACCATTTCGAAGCCATCAAGTCAATGCGAGATTGATGCGCGACTCTCTGCCATGAAATTGCTGTTTAGGCTCCGGGCCGACTGGGCTTATAGGATTTTCGTCACAGATGACGTGGAGAACGGCTTTCTCGCGACTGCCATGTGTCGTACAGATGCCTCGCTGGCCAAAaagcaggccgaggagacTGCTCAGGCCCTCCGCTTGTCGAGAAGCGACCACAGCGGCCAACCAcgggcgtcgacctcgcgcGGCGTATCCTTTTCTCAAGGCGCACCCCACGAGAGGGGCATGCCTGCCCGAACTCCTAGTTGCGCGTTGAGCCTTCAACGACATCATCAAATGTGGAGATGTCCTGATCCAGAAGCGCTTCCGGATGCCATTCCGACGCTCGCCAGCCCTGTCCTGGTTTCCGTCGGGCCCGGCCGCCGGGAGGAAGTCGACGGAGGTTCCCGCCCCGACGAGGCGGTCACCTACGGCTCGCGCTCCGAAGATGGAGAGTTGCGAGTCTGCTCTCTGAACATGGCGGCATGGCTCGAAGCGTTGCTGACCGTTATGCAAGGGAGCGACTGGGAGACGTACAGTTTCGTCCTCGTTCACCTTCCATCCCAGTTGAGCAACCACGCCATCTTCACGGATGCTATACCTCAAATACAGGTCCTTCGCAGGATGATCTGCGAGCAGATTCGCATCAACGGGTTCCAAGAACCACCAAACACGTCGGGTCTACGacgcgccgacgtcgccattTGTCTCTTTCACAGCTTGACTATGATTCTAAGCTATCACGAACATTTCCTGaagagcgacgaggacgagattgTCAAGACTTtcatcctcggcatcgccacgTGGGAACGGACTGCAAAGTACTGCATTCATGCATTGTCCATCTGCTGTCACGAGCTTCCGCTCTCCAGCAGCAAATCCCTGATCCAGATGCTGAACCAGATGGCGGCCATCATCACGCAGCCGCACGTGTCGATCCACATCTTGGAGTTCCTGGCCTCCCTTAGTCGGCTGCACAACGTCTTTGTCAATTTCAGAGAGGACGACTTTCGAATCGTGTTTGGCATCTGCTTCCGCTACCTCGACTACGCCAAGGACAAGAGGAAGCAGTCAAGCTGGAACAACCACGTCAGCGAGTGCGTGACGATCATGACTCTTATCTCGAACCCTGCGGATCTCTCCACTTCGAGCCCGTCGGACGAGGTGCCGCAGTACGTGCACGCTTTGGCCTATCATGTCATTCTGTTCTGGTTCCTGGCGCTTAAGCTGCAAGATCGAGCCCATCATGTCGGGTGGATCGTCAGGAAGCTCCTGtcggacggtgacggtgccggccagATAGCAGATGAGCAGACCCTCACGTCTCTGGACTTCATGCAAAGGGTCACgtacgccgacgtcgacgagtcggccgaggaccccTACTTTACCGAGGACCGGTTCGGGTCCATTGACAAGAAGCAGTGGCTGATTGGGAACagcatcgtcaccatcaagcaggcgacggcctcggggTGGGCGCAGGTGGTCAAGAGGCAGCCTTCCGGGACGTCGGCGTACCTCGTCCGCGAGACAatcacgccgccgccgcctcac encodes:
- a CDS encoding cas/cse produces the protein MAADIGQIAQLLNATLDPSQHRKAEAALKQEASKPQYSLNLLNIVNSDSLPPNTRLSAALAFKNFIRSNYVDEEGNYKLPGDEVQLIKERLIGLMISCPASVQSQLGEAISIIADSDFWRRWDTLTQELVSRFSKSDAKINIGVLEVAHSIFARWRPLMRTDELYTEINHVINTFAQPFMHLLVTTNDVIDQNAGNKEALKAWFETLDLQIKILYDLSSHDLPPVFEENLSSLSGLLMKYLDYSNPLLETDDDTETSIVDVVKADICELLELFTTKYDEDWSPYCEPFITSTWNLLSSIGTETKYDSIVSKALHFLTAVASTQRHSGVFNNEAVLTQIVEKVILPNVALRESDMEMFEDEPIEFIRRDLEGSDTDSRRRSATDFLRKLQEKFEATVTSTVTKYINHYLTLGRSDWKAKDTAIYLFLSIAAKGAVTAAQGVKSVNSMVNVVEFFEQHIASDLVGQDGVEPISKVDAIKYLYTFRSQLSKEQWKGALVPLIQNLNSSNYVVYTYTAIAVERVLFLTDDTGNQMFPRADIEQFANDLLTHLFKLIEKETSPAKLQENEFLMRCVMRILIVIKEGVMPMLETVLTHLILITNVMKQNPSNPRFYYYHFEAMGALVRYCSGSNAALFNQKLWEPFHKILAEDVTEFLPYVFQVLAQLLESSPAEAMSDNYKGLLAPLLGTALWETRGNVPACSRLLSAVIPKAAKVIVAENQLEPVLGIFQKLLSGKKSELQSFDVLEAIVHSFEPAILDQYFGTIIQLLYTKLQGSPSDSFKLRFARFYHLVGARLEAGYGADYFIKKSDQLDEKAFSQVYPPFVLAETEKLARPVDRKTAVVSLTKTLCDSQVFAQKFMKGWANSCRILLSLLANPPAVSAGLGDEIITEASVDDIGFGMTFTALNTCKPVGRDDFPDILDVSKWVKEYMVAANHRHGGAVEGFISQRLPPDQQEAIAHFIR
- a CDS encoding tuberin, which gives rise to MPPTQPHAHDEPAPLLATDGSFSHRLKLQSSSRDNILTDEHMSPPPDDDTSSSESTRPGGIANALRSLTSPKASSKPAAPSSPPPIITLPRSEADPMHTRSRKLSTYHMDALELLKSGDPGERISAANTLKHSVGEYPVSTVLEIWHSAKGLVDSLNPATVRAAAWELLAECVKHPSSTELERKEYFQTISAPTTLEDFHLQLAALVDLSHHGRLTAGFDYDLVPLLAEWVQGVYKAARKARKNAQSTRGQQSSSKGRAAASGEEQNLHQLFQFLLDVIKFGLNNATDASIGDLVESLLGVCMHTNIEDDLESCVCAIDAIGTFGSIPQDKVQKCVRVLSSIFCLVPALHKTSWHAIANLCKSHHGQATVRIMLDTLRNLPGEGANDAVMSREVRGALAVLQKLLSKTSENGYPIIPYALLVDGLSNAVRGTTSIRVFGALLQLINSLFDDGQGQLHPLIADEDWSICLEVAAECYKRASSSLDMRRNSVTKEEAPEVTVERETLELISRLDGIIKQSSGGFVPREAIVRFFTGVHSILPDATAMTVLDFFQEFRCCAPSDLQWEENLNLVLEAFFGNRNRSSETRLRALHTTMEAYEIVDLVGDESEQNLTPLLAKSILQNIADETDVPVLEAIMSLIVSLATSCDMELFDYIIDTLKEIVMNDQLKSPIVSPTTSALSPTNSGTTNLSPDESPSNVVTKAYVKMFLRVMNVHGAKSARLFAELVTISKPSSQCEIDARLSAMKLLFRLRADWAYRIFVTDDVENGFLATAMCRTDASLAKKQAEETAQALRLSRSDHSGQPRASTSRGVSFSQGAPHERGMPARTPSCALSLQRHHQMWRCPDPEALPDAIPTLASPVLVSVGPGRREEVDGGSRPDEAVTYGSRSEDGELRVCSLNMAAWLEALLTVMQGSDWETYSFVLVHLPSQLSNHAIFTDAIPQIQVLRRMICEQIRINGFQEPPNTSGLRRADVAICLFHSLTMILSYHEHFLKSDEDEIVKTFILGIATWERTAKYCIHALSICCHELPLSSSKSLIQMLNQMAAIITQPHVSIHILEFLASLSRLHNVFVNFREDDFRIVFGICFRYLDYAKDKRKQSSWNNHVSECVTIMTLISNPADLSTSSPSDEVPQYVHALAYHVILFWFLALKLQDRAHHVGWIVRKLLSDGDGAGQIADEQTLTSLDFMQRVTYADVDESAEDPYFTEDRFGSIDKKQWLIGNSIVTIKQATASGWAQVVKRQPSGTSAYLVRETITPPPPHQTEAHVDVSREGQATTNAILPSHLLVQLMSPMPQAFDSARPIPLPDDEVTERAIRVFDRNSSLDGHKVGVVYVGEGQTSEAEILANVSGSSDYLDFLDNLGTLTKLKGATFNTQGLDREYDGDGEYTFCWRDRVTEIVFHVTTQMPTSLERDPNCTLKKRHIGNDFVNIIFNDSGLPFRFDTFPSQFNFVNIIITPASRASFIATRDTIPDEDRNERQPFYRVQVASKPGFPEVSPASETKMISLKALPGFVRLLALNASMFSVVWHNREGGEHISSWRGRLREIQRLREKHEPKADHRAPSPPSAPLVVPQAETARAANSVRDSFSSLRRTSVATFFTGTSEQVSHRSSIMSTSGTSNETEMPPTNGVNPLVESVDFSKWA